In the Flagellimonas sp. HMM57 genome, one interval contains:
- a CDS encoding collagen-like protein encodes MMKISKLLGIAFFALSLCTVSCTPEDGADGTNGKNGIDGDNGQNGANGTNGEDGEDGAHGAGYEELAKYGHVTMVLEGTRTDNVAFKDSTSFRFTPVDIGSIDGTNEFSTDDQIDYYFQFTRFLSAPDDVYQNSRILFYVLIDNLGEEDQSFVGGGITLRSYAVIGDDDQFFTIDGLFDPLFAPDDINIELTDLAFDLETKHLTFSYSLDITADADNNPTGHPLTITGDADVIVFERL; translated from the coding sequence ATGATGAAGATATCAAAATTACTGGGCATTGCCTTTTTTGCCCTATCGCTGTGCACGGTTTCCTGTACTCCCGAGGATGGCGCAGACGGAACGAACGGAAAAAACGGTATAGACGGGGACAACGGACAGAACGGGGCCAATGGCACCAACGGCGAGGACGGCGAGGACGGGGCCCATGGAGCCGGTTACGAGGAACTTGCCAAATACGGCCATGTGACCATGGTGCTGGAAGGCACAAGAACGGACAATGTCGCCTTTAAGGACTCTACATCGTTTAGATTTACCCCCGTGGATATTGGCTCCATTGATGGAACGAATGAATTTTCTACCGATGACCAAATCGATTATTATTTTCAATTCACACGCTTCCTGAGCGCACCGGATGATGTATATCAGAATTCAAGAATATTATTCTACGTATTAATTGATAATCTAGGGGAAGAAGACCAGTCCTTTGTTGGTGGTGGCATTACACTACGTTCTTATGCAGTAATCGGGGACGATGACCAATTCTTTACCATAGATGGTTTATTCGATCCGTTGTTCGCACCTGACGACATAAACATAGAACTTACCGATCTCGCATTCGATCTGGAAACGAAGCATCTTACCTTTTCTTATAGCTTGGATATAACGGCCGACGCCGATAACAATCCTACCGGCCACCCCTTAACGATCACCGGCGACGCAGATGTAATTGTCTTTGAACGTCTCTAG
- a CDS encoding carboxylesterase has protein sequence MKLFFKIAKGILLLIVILGLVYFFGPKVAVPDMDKTLPEVTSDLMELEELITEREASIANLKPDNDAKIVWFDSIPKKTEYSIVYLHGWSASRMEGHPLHVETAKRYGCNLYLPRLAGHGLDEEEAMLDLTANELMDSAKEAIAIAKQLGDKVIIMATSTGGTLALHLAGGDTDVVGLLLYSPNIEIYDPNAKLLAGPWGLQLARLVKQGNYHEPESTEEEKKYWTPKYRVEALTHLQALVDNTMQPETFEKVTQPLFLGYFYKNDSIQDNVVSVPAMLQMYDQLGTPEGLKQKAAFPEVGEHVITSSITSKDLGAVKDETNRFFEEILSVVPHYN, from the coding sequence ATGAAACTGTTCTTTAAGATTGCAAAAGGAATACTGTTGTTAATTGTTATTTTAGGATTGGTTTATTTCTTTGGACCTAAGGTAGCGGTTCCCGATATGGATAAAACGTTGCCCGAAGTAACTTCGGATCTAATGGAATTGGAAGAATTGATTACGGAAAGGGAAGCATCCATAGCAAATTTAAAACCGGATAACGATGCAAAAATCGTTTGGTTCGATAGCATACCAAAAAAGACCGAATACAGTATTGTGTACTTACACGGTTGGTCCGCCAGCCGCATGGAAGGGCATCCGTTGCATGTTGAAACGGCCAAACGCTATGGCTGTAATTTATATCTCCCCCGTCTGGCGGGACATGGACTGGATGAAGAAGAAGCGATGTTGGACTTAACGGCAAACGAATTGATGGATTCTGCAAAGGAAGCCATTGCCATAGCAAAACAATTGGGGGATAAGGTCATTATTATGGCAACTTCGACCGGAGGTACATTGGCACTACACTTAGCTGGAGGTGATACCGATGTTGTTGGACTACTTCTGTATTCCCCCAACATAGAAATTTATGACCCAAATGCAAAACTGTTGGCAGGTCCTTGGGGGCTGCAACTGGCAAGATTGGTAAAACAGGGCAATTATCATGAACCCGAATCCACCGAAGAGGAAAAGAAATACTGGACCCCAAAATATAGGGTGGAAGCTTTGACGCACCTACAGGCTTTGGTGGATAATACGATGCAACCAGAGACCTTTGAAAAGGTGACCCAACCTTTGTTTTTAGGGTATTTTTATAAAAACGATTCCATACAGGATAATGTAGTCTCCGTACCGGCCATGTTGCAGATGTACGACCAACTTGGCACTCCTGAAGGTCTTAAGCAAAAGGCTGCGTTCCCAGAAGTTGGCGAACACGTAATAACGTCTTCCATAACCTCAAAGGATTTGGGTGCAGTTAAAGATGAGACCAATAGATTTTTTGAGGAGATTTTAAGTGTAGTGCCTCATTATAACTAA
- the fabD gene encoding ACP S-malonyltransferase translates to MNAYIFPGQGAQFVGMGLDLYENHNQAQELFERANDILDFSITDIMFEGTPEDLKQTKVTQPAIFLHSVILSKVLGESFKPDMVAGHSLGEFSALVANGTLTFEDGLKLVSKRALAMQKACEVQQSTMAAVLGLDDEVVEKICEETSGIVVPANYNCPGQLVISGEIEAVNAACEKLKEAGARRALLLPVGGAFHSPLMEPAREELAAAIEATKFDVPSCPIYQNVTTIAVTNSDEIKTNLISQLTAPVKWTQSVQQMVKDGGKSFTEVGPGKVLQGLVRKIDSGVETASASL, encoded by the coding sequence ATGAACGCATATATTTTTCCTGGGCAAGGCGCCCAATTCGTAGGAATGGGATTAGATCTTTACGAAAACCATAATCAAGCCCAAGAGCTTTTTGAGCGGGCGAATGACATTTTGGATTTTTCGATTACGGACATCATGTTCGAAGGCACTCCGGAAGACCTAAAGCAAACAAAAGTCACCCAACCCGCTATTTTTCTGCATTCAGTAATTTTAAGCAAAGTACTTGGTGAAAGTTTTAAGCCAGATATGGTTGCGGGACACTCTTTAGGGGAATTTTCGGCTTTGGTAGCTAATGGAACCCTAACGTTTGAAGATGGGTTGAAATTAGTTTCCAAACGTGCTTTGGCCATGCAAAAAGCTTGTGAAGTTCAACAAAGTACTATGGCAGCAGTTTTAGGTCTGGATGATGAGGTTGTAGAAAAAATATGTGAGGAAACATCGGGTATAGTTGTCCCTGCGAATTATAACTGCCCAGGGCAATTAGTAATTTCGGGAGAAATTGAGGCGGTCAATGCGGCATGTGAAAAGTTAAAAGAAGCTGGAGCGCGAAGAGCGTTATTGCTACCTGTTGGAGGGGCTTTTCACTCACCATTAATGGAACCTGCAAGGGAAGAATTGGCAGCTGCTATCGAAGCAACAAAATTTGATGTTCCCAGTTGTCCTATTTATCAAAATGTAACAACTATAGCAGTCACAAATTCAGACGAAATAAAAACAAACTTGATTTCACAATTGACCGCTCCGGTAAAATGGACACAAAGTGTGCAGCAAATGGTAAAAGATGGTGGAAAATCCTTTACGGAAGTAGGTCCGGGAAAAGTGCTTCAAGGTTTGGTGAGAAAGATAGATTCTGGAGTAGAAACTGCATCTGCATCGTTATAA
- a CDS encoding gliding motility-associated C-terminal domain-containing protein: MLPVLKKTSSFVISTHGKGILSLLIFTLFGFNVGLGQVAIIVATDDTATESGPTSASFTVSLDAPNNSGATITVNYTVSGTATSGSDFLELSGSVDIPATAQTATIEVIPVDDSLLEANETVSITLAEGTGYTIGAPSSDTITIISDDTASVTISDANGPEDAGAITLTATLDNLVEGGFTVQISTADGTATLADNDYIGIAGRTLNFNGTAGETVNFTVTPIPDTKEEPDETLIVSMENLGNTVLTVDISDTATVTIINDDSCVAGNTAPVLDGSVDTIFCDTFVQNLDDYTNSAIPPGSDLRWSTNPDVTVTDDYLQTSFTSVQDTYFGFFYDQLNDCASPTFNVTLIANTTPSPGIANNISACTGGGGPSSVDLDNQLTGADPGSWISLDGAVIGAGNVVNFSGLPLGEYRFRYATSGAILPCGNRFTVLVVTVIDCSIACNAGNTAPVLNASEPTDFCDTINADLNDYVNSTVAPAGSVLTWSTNPDPLVTAAHRSSNVTGAASYFGFFYDAANNCASPVLTVTLSQNATPNVTGTTEDSRCGAGTLLLEASASASSFLNWYSSSTGGSILGTGTSFETPFISETTSFFVEATANGCPSERVEVVATINQLPFVGTPINTIACNTLGNDDPAVIDLDDTLTGEDAGSWSIVTDPSGSLSIGSENVVNFENLPIGDYVFEYTTNGAQAPCSNTSVQVTIFVTNCIFDTDKDGLTDSEENDLGTDPGNPDTDGDGLTDGEEVLVIDDPSTPLVPERASDPLDSCDPFLTPTCNPDPIDLAITKEINEEAVGLRDGRILLGNDVTFLITLTNNTMDRVIDIVVNDVLGEGFEYVSHTASKGSYDPDTGEWLIDELTTEEIITLEISVTLTSLGVLTNTTLIVSTFPLDFDESNNEASASIEVVPSPCQTPGTLCNIFSPNGDGFNDTLKLVDPNNEFGDARLEVFDRYGNSVFEMDRYDSSWDGTGDNGELPKGTYFYLLDLRDGSEVTKGWIQIVR, translated from the coding sequence ATGTTGCCCGTATTAAAAAAGACCTCATCTTTTGTTATCTCTACCCATGGTAAAGGGATACTATCTTTACTTATTTTTACACTGTTTGGTTTCAATGTTGGACTTGGTCAAGTAGCCATTATCGTCGCAACTGATGATACCGCTACAGAAAGTGGCCCTACGTCGGCATCCTTCACCGTAAGTCTAGATGCGCCAAACAACAGTGGTGCTACAATTACCGTAAATTATACGGTAAGTGGTACGGCGACTTCAGGTTCCGATTTTCTGGAACTTAGCGGAAGTGTGGATATCCCTGCAACGGCACAAACGGCAACGATAGAAGTAATTCCAGTGGACGATTCCCTGCTCGAAGCGAACGAAACGGTTTCCATAACCTTGGCCGAAGGTACGGGCTATACCATTGGTGCTCCCAGTAGTGATACGATAACCATAATTAGTGATGATACTGCTTCGGTAACCATTTCAGATGCAAATGGCCCAGAAGATGCGGGTGCGATAACGCTGACAGCCACTTTGGATAATTTGGTGGAAGGAGGCTTTACTGTTCAGATTTCCACTGCCGATGGAACCGCTACGCTAGCTGATAACGACTATATTGGCATTGCGGGCCGAACCCTAAATTTTAACGGTACTGCAGGTGAAACCGTAAATTTTACGGTCACTCCAATTCCTGATACAAAAGAAGAACCCGATGAAACCTTGATTGTTTCCATGGAGAATTTGGGGAATACAGTGTTGACAGTTGATATATCCGATACGGCTACGGTTACCATAATCAACGATGATAGTTGTGTTGCAGGTAACACGGCACCGGTATTGGATGGTTCTGTGGATACTATTTTTTGTGACACATTTGTCCAAAACCTCGATGACTATACCAATAGTGCTATTCCACCGGGTTCCGATTTACGATGGAGTACAAATCCAGATGTAACGGTTACGGATGATTACCTCCAAACTAGTTTTACATCTGTGCAAGACACCTATTTTGGTTTTTTCTATGATCAGTTGAACGATTGTGCAAGTCCCACGTTTAATGTTACGCTCATAGCCAATACGACACCTTCTCCCGGAATTGCCAACAATATTTCTGCTTGTACTGGTGGAGGAGGTCCAAGTAGTGTAGATTTAGATAATCAATTAACAGGTGCAGACCCAGGTAGTTGGATTTCTCTTGACGGTGCAGTTATTGGCGCAGGAAATGTTGTGAATTTTAGTGGACTTCCGCTAGGGGAATATCGGTTTAGATATGCTACCTCTGGAGCCATACTTCCATGTGGTAATCGATTTACGGTTTTGGTTGTTACGGTAATAGACTGTTCTATAGCCTGTAACGCAGGTAATACAGCTCCAGTTTTAAATGCTTCCGAGCCTACGGATTTTTGTGATACCATTAATGCGGATTTAAATGATTATGTAAACAGTACCGTTGCACCAGCTGGTAGCGTACTTACATGGAGTACCAATCCAGACCCTTTGGTCACTGCGGCACATAGAAGCAGTAACGTTACGGGAGCAGCTTCGTATTTTGGATTTTTCTATGATGCTGCAAACAATTGTGCAAGTCCAGTGCTCACAGTGACATTAAGCCAGAACGCTACGCCCAATGTCACTGGTACAACGGAAGATTCAAGGTGTGGAGCTGGAACATTGCTTTTGGAAGCTTCCGCAAGTGCCAGTAGCTTTTTGAATTGGTACAGTAGTTCAACAGGAGGAAGTATACTTGGTACGGGAACATCATTCGAGACACCGTTCATTTCCGAAACCACATCATTTTTTGTGGAAGCAACTGCCAATGGATGTCCTTCCGAAAGGGTAGAGGTAGTAGCAACAATAAACCAGTTACCCTTTGTTGGTACGCCCATAAATACTATTGCCTGTAATACCTTGGGGAATGACGACCCCGCTGTCATAGATTTGGACGATACACTAACGGGAGAAGATGCTGGTTCATGGAGTATTGTAACCGACCCATCCGGTAGTTTGTCCATAGGTTCAGAAAATGTAGTAAACTTCGAGAACTTACCCATCGGGGATTATGTTTTTGAATATACAACGAATGGAGCCCAAGCGCCATGTTCCAATACTAGTGTTCAAGTAACAATTTTTGTGACCAATTGTATTTTTGATACGGACAAAGATGGCCTTACAGATAGTGAAGAAAATGATTTGGGCACAGACCCGGGCAATCCTGATACGGATGGTGACGGACTTACCGATGGTGAAGAGGTTTTGGTTATAGACGATCCCAGTACACCTTTGGTTCCTGAAAGGGCTTCTGATCCATTGGATAGTTGCGACCCCTTTTTGACACCTACTTGTAACCCAGACCCAATTGATTTGGCAATCACTAAAGAAATCAATGAAGAAGCGGTAGGTTTAAGAGATGGAAGAATTCTGTTGGGTAATGATGTAACATTCTTGATTACATTGACAAACAATACTATGGACAGGGTCATTGATATTGTAGTGAACGATGTGCTGGGTGAAGGATTCGAATATGTATCCCATACAGCTTCTAAGGGATCGTACGACCCAGATACCGGAGAATGGTTGATTGATGAGTTGACTACAGAAGAAATCATCACCTTGGAAATATCGGTAACGTTGACTTCCTTGGGTGTTTTAACCAATACAACATTAATTGTATCAACATTTCCTTTGGATTTTGATGAATCGAATAACGAAGCAAGCGCTTCAATCGAAGTGGTTCCAAGCCCCTGCCAAACACCGGGTACACTATGTAATATATTCTCGCCCAATGGCGATGGATTTAATGATACTTTAAAGTTAGTAGACCCAAATAACGAGTTTGGAGATGCAAGACTGGAAGTTTTCGACCGCTATGGCAATAGTGTATTCGAGATGGATAGGTACGACAGCTCATGGGACGGAACAGGGGATAACGGTGAGCTGCCAAAGGGAACCTATTTTTACCTACTCGATTTAAGGGACGGTTCTGAAGTAACAAAAGGTTGGATTCAAATAGTAAGATAA
- a CDS encoding OmpA family protein has product MVQARNIFVLLLSSIFGMAIGYAQAKKSKGDAYFFQYNYKQAVIAYEEDLQKGTLTEQQFLNLADAYFKTDNFEKASEAYLKLYEKDTLIGNHELNKLIRSLSKIGDKTKTTDFFTKISPNFDTEFLENLEFNTQILAKDNKADIALDFKIFNLKTNSSYSDFSPSFYGDKLLFSSGRPQDSKTDYESYLNIFTAEAKPDGQISAWSKPLAEIPEMDYHKATPYYSKGLNAILYVLSNTDNGKLSFDKNGKNALAIGMQPLDGNFRLLLKDLSTSFYYPFYDEVSQRLYFSANFEDGYGGTDIYYVYTNRGQIMSAPINLGPRINSPGNEIAPFVFENSFYFSSDVFYGLGGMDVYKSNMEEDTFSIPVNLGEGINSPEDDFGFIMRNDGEGLLGYFSSNRTGGKGKDDLYGFKVDERPGLRTLVFKGVVKEPGNRAAMVENAEVRLLDLNGGLLAETYSDSDGNYRLEIPWEKEVTLESTKGRYATYSKQFSEKVLESMENSSHTIEIAEYDDLVEEKENQTVVKLKKFFFSRNSTQLTPEIETELDKVVSFVESFPNAQLRVETYTDSRGGSSTNFRLTQKRSDTIKSYLLKNGVPESNILYSVGYGENKILNNCTNGVYCLEMLHQQNQRSLIVVLNDNLLFD; this is encoded by the coding sequence ATGGTACAAGCAAGAAACATATTCGTTCTACTATTGTCTTCCATTTTTGGAATGGCCATTGGTTATGCCCAAGCAAAGAAATCCAAGGGAGATGCTTATTTTTTTCAATATAATTACAAACAGGCAGTAATCGCGTATGAAGAAGATTTGCAAAAAGGAACACTTACGGAGCAGCAATTCTTGAATCTGGCGGATGCTTACTTTAAAACCGACAATTTTGAAAAAGCTTCAGAGGCATATCTTAAGCTTTATGAGAAAGATACCTTAATCGGAAACCATGAGCTTAATAAATTGATACGTAGTCTTTCAAAAATTGGGGATAAGACCAAAACAACCGATTTTTTCACCAAGATTTCACCTAATTTTGACACTGAGTTTTTAGAAAATCTGGAATTTAATACCCAAATCCTAGCTAAGGATAACAAGGCGGATATTGCTCTGGATTTTAAAATATTCAATTTAAAGACCAACAGTTCCTATTCGGATTTTTCACCTTCTTTTTACGGTGACAAATTATTGTTTTCGAGCGGAAGGCCACAAGATTCAAAAACCGATTATGAGAGCTACTTGAATATTTTTACTGCCGAGGCAAAACCAGATGGTCAAATCTCCGCATGGTCAAAACCCTTGGCGGAAATTCCAGAAATGGATTATCATAAAGCAACGCCCTATTACTCAAAGGGACTCAATGCCATTCTATATGTATTGTCCAATACAGATAATGGAAAATTGTCTTTCGATAAAAATGGAAAGAATGCGTTGGCAATAGGAATGCAGCCTTTGGACGGTAATTTTCGTTTATTACTGAAGGATTTAAGCACGTCTTTTTATTATCCGTTTTATGATGAAGTTAGTCAGCGACTCTATTTTTCGGCAAATTTTGAAGATGGTTATGGCGGTACGGATATTTACTATGTGTATACCAATCGAGGACAGATTATGTCCGCACCCATAAACCTGGGCCCAAGAATCAACTCGCCAGGCAATGAAATTGCCCCATTTGTTTTTGAGAACAGTTTCTATTTTTCTTCCGATGTTTTTTATGGTCTTGGCGGCATGGATGTTTATAAATCCAATATGGAAGAAGATACGTTCAGTATACCCGTAAACTTGGGTGAGGGCATCAATTCTCCTGAAGATGATTTTGGTTTTATCATGAGAAACGATGGAGAGGGTTTACTGGGCTATTTTTCATCGAACAGAACCGGTGGAAAAGGTAAAGATGATCTGTATGGATTTAAGGTGGATGAAAGACCGGGTCTTAGAACATTGGTGTTCAAAGGAGTAGTAAAAGAACCTGGCAATAGAGCTGCTATGGTCGAAAATGCCGAAGTAAGGCTATTGGATTTGAATGGCGGATTATTGGCAGAAACATATTCCGACAGTGACGGGAACTATAGATTGGAAATTCCATGGGAAAAAGAAGTGACGTTGGAATCTACAAAAGGGCGTTACGCTACCTATAGTAAGCAATTTTCGGAAAAAGTATTGGAATCGATGGAAAACTCCAGTCATACCATTGAAATTGCCGAGTACGATGATTTAGTGGAAGAAAAAGAAAACCAAACCGTAGTAAAACTTAAAAAATTCTTTTTTAGTAGAAATTCGACCCAGCTTACGCCAGAGATTGAAACCGAACTTGATAAAGTAGTTTCGTTTGTTGAAAGCTTCCCCAATGCACAGTTGAGGGTAGAAACCTATACGGACAGTAGGGGAGGAAGTAGTACTAACTTTAGGTTGACGCAAAAAAGGTCGGATACTATAAAGAGCTACTTGCTCAAAAACGGCGTTCCAGAATCCAATATTTTGTATTCCGTAGGGTATGGGGAAAATAAAATTTTGAACAATTGTACCAATGGCGTCTATTGTTTGGAAATGCTCCATCAGCAAAACCAACGATCCTTGATAGTGGTCTTGAACGACAATCTTCTTTTTGATTAG
- a CDS encoding type IX secretion system membrane protein PorP/SprF encodes MPKNIGLIVYIHFLLVVFGVITVGHAQKEPQYTQYMYNIGSFNPAYVGTVESPEIAGLYRVQWVDIPGAPTTMRFGANIPFGNEKMGLGFNVVNDQLGPSDQTFIDVSYSYQINISDITKLSFGMAAGGSLLNLDYSEGTVNNPLDPVLGNENVSNFYPTVGAGLFLYEEDWYTGISVPNFLTNGLYNDEVATIVEDNLQFNLIGGYVFQLSDRTKFKPAFLLNYLQNSPLNINISANFQFIDALTIGAAYRFDNAVSGLAGFQISNGLFIGYSYDYNTNALGEFSGGSHEAILKFYIGRGGFGSGNSKGNRDKKLKGKPKQIDSPRFF; translated from the coding sequence ATGCCAAAGAATATTGGTCTTATCGTATATATACATTTTCTGCTGGTGGTTTTCGGAGTCATTACAGTTGGTCATGCTCAAAAAGAACCTCAGTATACCCAGTATATGTACAACATTGGTAGTTTTAATCCTGCCTATGTTGGCACAGTGGAATCTCCCGAAATTGCGGGCCTCTACCGAGTACAATGGGTCGATATTCCGGGTGCACCTACTACTATGCGCTTTGGGGCAAATATTCCTTTTGGTAACGAGAAAATGGGACTGGGTTTTAATGTAGTCAATGATCAGTTAGGCCCATCCGACCAAACTTTTATAGATGTGTCCTATTCCTACCAAATCAATATATCCGATATTACCAAACTTTCTTTTGGAATGGCAGCAGGCGGTTCTTTACTCAATCTTGACTATTCCGAAGGAACCGTAAATAACCCCTTAGATCCGGTACTGGGCAATGAAAATGTAAGCAATTTTTATCCCACTGTTGGCGCAGGTCTTTTTCTGTACGAAGAGGATTGGTATACAGGAATCTCGGTCCCCAATTTTTTGACCAATGGCTTGTACAATGATGAGGTGGCCACCATAGTTGAGGATAACCTACAGTTTAACTTGATTGGAGGTTATGTTTTTCAGTTATCGGACAGGACAAAGTTCAAGCCTGCATTTTTGCTAAATTACTTGCAAAATTCCCCGTTGAATATTAACATATCGGCAAATTTTCAGTTTATTGATGCGCTCACCATAGGTGCTGCATACCGTTTTGACAATGCTGTCAGTGGGTTGGCCGGTTTTCAAATATCCAATGGGTTGTTTATTGGATATTCATACGATTACAATACAAATGCACTTGGTGAATTTAGCGGTGGTTCCCATGAAGCCATATTAAAATTTTATATTGGCAGGGGTGGTTTTGGCAGTGGAAATTCCAAAGGGAACAGGGATAAAAAATTAAAAGGAAAACCAAAACAGATAGATTCCCCAAGATTTTTCTAA
- a CDS encoding NRAMP family divalent metal transporter, translating to MPKLKTLLKNLGPGLLFASMAIGTSHLVLSTKAGAQYGWVMVIPIVLANLFKYPFFEFGIRYTSVTGKSLIEGYLNLGKKYLWVYAFVTLISTFTILAALYVVTAGLFINLFSVSFIGVNSIALALFIFISAVLIIGKYRFLENSLKAVISILFIALVITTALVLYKGQVPGAETYQRPVIFNEVGILFLIGLMGWMPTAVEASGWVSLWSMENVKSMKEKPSLKLALQEFNLGYFLTALLAIFFLIIGWMTLYGTGTELSGSAVVFADQVVSLFTVHIGNWAYFLIAIAAFATMFSTCMTAHDAVSRVSIDVLQKLFPQKDYLLKKHVFAIAVLLMAIINWMVIVLFGGNMANLVALATFVSFVMAPLIGWMNLKTVLGNDIPAVNKPKVGLRILTYLGIFFLSFFALYYFWMVIR from the coding sequence ATGCCAAAACTGAAAACGCTGTTAAAAAACCTAGGGCCGGGATTGCTCTTTGCCAGCATGGCCATTGGAACATCCCACTTGGTACTTTCAACAAAAGCAGGGGCACAGTATGGCTGGGTAATGGTCATCCCCATAGTTTTGGCAAACTTATTTAAATATCCTTTTTTTGAGTTTGGAATACGCTATACCTCGGTTACGGGAAAAAGTTTGATCGAAGGTTATCTGAACCTTGGTAAAAAGTATTTATGGGTCTATGCTTTTGTGACCCTTATATCCACTTTTACAATTTTAGCGGCATTGTATGTAGTGACGGCAGGGCTCTTTATTAATCTGTTCAGTGTTTCATTTATTGGTGTTAACAGTATTGCTTTAGCACTGTTTATCTTTATTAGTGCAGTACTCATCATTGGAAAATACCGATTTTTGGAAAACTCTTTAAAAGCCGTTATTTCCATTCTGTTCATTGCACTGGTAATTACCACAGCTTTGGTGTTGTACAAAGGACAGGTACCCGGTGCAGAAACGTACCAAAGACCTGTAATCTTTAATGAAGTTGGTATTCTTTTTTTGATTGGATTGATGGGTTGGATGCCCACGGCTGTTGAAGCTTCAGGTTGGGTAAGCCTTTGGAGCATGGAAAACGTAAAATCAATGAAAGAAAAGCCATCCTTGAAGCTGGCGCTACAGGAATTCAACTTAGGTTATTTTCTGACCGCACTACTTGCCATCTTCTTCCTCATCATTGGTTGGATGACCCTTTATGGTACAGGAACAGAATTGAGTGGAAGCGCCGTAGTCTTCGCAGATCAGGTAGTAAGCCTTTTTACGGTACATATTGGAAATTGGGCCTATTTTTTAATTGCCATCGCCGCGTTCGCTACCATGTTCAGTACGTGCATGACGGCACATGATGCAGTTTCACGTGTTAGCATCGACGTGTTGCAAAAACTCTTTCCCCAAAAAGATTATTTGTTGAAGAAGCATGTTTTTGCCATCGCAGTGCTGCTTATGGCTATCATTAATTGGATGGTAATCGTTCTATTTGGTGGTAATATGGCAAATCTGGTAGCCTTGGCTACTTTTGTTTCTTTTGTAATGGCGCCCCTAATTGGATGGATGAATCTCAAAACCGTATTAGGAAACGATATTCCAGCGGTAAATAAACCAAAAGTTGGTCTGCGGATTTTAACCTATCTGGGTATCTTTTTCCTTTCCTTTTTTGCGCTCTACTATTTTTGGATGGTCATCCGCTAA
- a CDS encoding collagen-like protein produces the protein MKLFRLCTIAICALALCTISCSDGEDGTDGIDGINGEKGKNGSNGTNGVNGQNGQDGVGFDELTRFGDITIQLVGNRPDGKEFSDSRTFKFTPVEADAISYSNSLTYNGNPNSLEFEFRRFYANPDNDYQDNYIDFYILVDNPGEEDEFVQVAELSLRNHTIIGDDGKFFEISEKFKLGDIVVVPAFEFSDMAFDPDTNHLSFAYRLLVTGDGNNSENDLTISGEVDVTLLEQISQ, from the coding sequence ATGAAATTATTTAGACTATGTACCATTGCCATATGTGCCTTGGCACTGTGCACGATCTCTTGCTCGGACGGCGAGGACGGAACGGACGGCATTGATGGGATCAACGGGGAAAAAGGAAAAAACGGCAGTAACGGGACCAATGGCGTAAATGGGCAAAACGGACAGGACGGTGTCGGTTTTGATGAACTGACACGATTTGGTGACATTACTATACAGCTGGTAGGCAACCGGCCGGACGGTAAAGAGTTTTCCGATTCCAGAACCTTTAAGTTTACGCCCGTGGAGGCCGATGCAATAAGTTATTCAAATAGTTTGACTTACAATGGGAATCCCAACTCCCTTGAGTTTGAGTTTAGGCGCTTCTATGCCAATCCTGATAATGACTACCAAGACAACTACATCGATTTTTATATCCTAGTTGATAATCCTGGGGAGGAAGATGAATTTGTACAAGTTGCAGAACTTTCTTTAAGAAACCATACCATTATAGGTGATGATGGTAAATTCTTCGAAATAAGTGAAAAATTTAAACTAGGTGATATAGTCGTCGTTCCCGCGTTCGAATTCTCCGATATGGCCTTCGACCCGGACACCAACCACCTTTCTTTCGCATACCGGCTCCTGGTAACAGGAGATGGCAACAATTCAGAAAATGACCTGACCATTTCGGGAGAAGTGGACGTAACCCTTTTGGAACAAATTTCACAATAA